The stretch of DNA AACCGGCCAGCCAAAGCATCTCCGCAGCAACATCTCCGGGGGTTCGGTACTGCTCCAGTTCGGGTTTTGGGGAGGAAAACCCCTCCAAACGGGAGAGCATCATTGCAAGGTACCTTTTTCTCATGTCACTCACCTGTAGGCCATCTCCAACAGATCCCTGAGGGTTCCATGCATCTCGTATCCGGGGACGTGCAGGGCAGTGCCAATTATTCCGGACAGTATCGTAACCGACACCGCGCCTATAAGGAAGAACACGGACACGAAGACAGAGACCGAGAGGGCCAGTTTGACACCGGTTTTCTTCCAGAGGAGGTACGTGAGGAGGAGCAAAAAGCTCGCCAGGAAGTTCACCTTTATGAAGATCACCGCGCTAACGACGGAGAGAACGGCGGCGGTGGAACGTCTGGGCTGTATGTAAGTCATAAGCTCAAGAACCAAGGTGAGGGCCCAGTAGTAGATTCCAAATATCGCTATCCAGTTCAATACCTCAAAGGGAACCTCCAGCTCCATGGAACGATACCCCCACGGGTTCATCCTCCTCTCTTCCAGCGCCGAGGATCTCATCGAAAGCGTAGTCCTCGCGGAGGCCCAGAATTATTTCGACCTCAGTCGGTGTCAGCACGGGCTTCCTCCAGTTCTCGTAGTCGTCCATCGGAACCCTCGGACAGGCGACGACGACGTAAGCATCGAAGTCGAAGCCCTCCAAAGCCGGGTAGTTGATGTGGTTCATGGCTATGAGCCCCGCGTATTTCCCGTGCTCCCGGAGGAGGCTGACTATCTTCCTTGCCTCGGCCAAGCGAAGCTGGCCCTTCTTGGTGCTGACTACCACTCCAAACCTTTGAGCATCCATGGCCTTTGCTATCTGCGCCCAGCGCTTCCTTATGAGACGCTCCGCTTCCCCCCCCATCCATATGGCATCGCCGGAATAGGGGTTGACCGCCAAGGTCGGTTTGCCCGTTGCGACAGCAACGCCAAGGGGATGGAAGTAGCCGGCACCGATGAAGAGAACCCCCTCGGCATTGACCTTAGCCGCGGCAAAGTTGCAGCCAAGAACCTGACCGGGCCAAGAAACGCGGGAGTCACCTTCTCCAACGAGGACGTCAAAGCCTTTCCCTTCCAGAAACCCTCTTGCCCTTCTGAGCTGGTGAATGTGCTGGGCGGTTGTAACGAGGGCTATCCTCTTTCCGAGCTTTCGGATTTCCCCAAGGTTCTTCTCCAAGGCCGGAACCACATCAACGTTCGCAAATGCCGGGACAAATATCGTTGGAACTTCGAGGTGGAGCGTCATGTAGCTGTGGCCGAGATGGATAAGAGCATCGCAGCCGAGGAGTTTGGCCTCCCTATCTGCAGGGTCGCAGGCGCCGTAGTTGATGTCCCCGCTTATTATAGCCTCGATTCCGTTCTCCTCAAGGAAATCGGCCAGGGACCGGGCCTCTCTCTTCAACCCTTCAGGTGTCTGGATGAGCACCCGCTTGGCGTTGAGCTCTCGAAGGATTTTCAGTATCTCGCGGCTCGAAACTTCGTGCATTGAACCACCAGTCAATGATTAGGACGAACGGTTTAAATGGGCATCGGAAGGATTCACCGTACCGTGATATTCTGCACCATAAACCCCCGCTGGTGTACTATACGGTATATTCAGGCACGCATGTCCGCATCAAAAATCATCCATAAGCTTTATTAACCAATAAAAATCATGTTATTTCCGCAATACATTGGAGGGAATTTAAATGAAGAAGGTTGCTCCAATAGTTGCCCTGTTGGTACTTGCGACAGTGTTGAACCCCGTTGCGGCGTCCAGCAGTCTTGGCAGTTCGAACTACTACCACCCGTACCCTACCGGCATAGTACCCGGAGACATCGTCATAGGACACAACTCCCTGAGCAGCATCATAATCCCGGGCTACTGGACCCACACGGGTATAATCGCATACTACGACTACTCCGCAAACGACTGGGTCGTTGTGGAAGCCTGGGACAACCCCAGTGAGGTCAGGCTTGTATACCTCTCAGATTTCCTCAGGAGGTACGATACGGTCGCGGTTCTGCGCGTCGCCACCAGCAACTCCGTCAGACAGGCCGCGGTTCAGTTTGCCCTCCAGCAACTTGGCAAGCCGTACGACTGGCACTGGTACAGCAAACACGTTTATGGAGACAGCTACTACTGCTCCCAGCTCGTCTGGGCGTCATACATGGCCGCGGGTGGACCGGACATCGATGCCAACCCAGGCTGGAGCTGGAAGTATCTGGACGGCGTTGCTCCCCAGGAAATTTACGGCGACAGCGACACATACGTGATATACTATGACTCAGCCTGAACTCTTTGTTCACTTTTTATTATCCTTTATCCACATTTAGAGCGTCACTTTTTTTAAGTTCTATTGGGTAATCATTCCGCTAAAACCCAGGAGGTGATGAAATGAAGAAGCTCGGTGCCATCGTGCTTGTCTTTCTGTTTGTGGCGGCAACGGCCGCCCCGGCCAGCGCCGGCAACCTGCTGAACTATATCTGGGACACCAGAACCTACCAGCATCCGTACCCAACCAACGTTCAGGTGGGAGATCTAGTGTACGGCCACAGCCCGGACCTCTTCGGCGCAATAATCCCCGGATACTGGGTACACGTGGCGATAATCGCCTGGTACAACGAGAGCATTAACGATTGGATGGTCATCGAGGCCAAAATCGGGAAAGGGGTTATTCTGACTCCCCTTAAGAAGTTCCTGAGCAGGTACGATGTCGTCGCAATCCAGCGCGTTAAAACGGACGATGCCATTAAGGAGAGGGCGGTGCAGTTCGCCTACGCGCAGCTTGGCAAGCCTTACAACTACAACTACCTCAGCAAACCAAAGGTCTACAGCGACAAGTACTACTGCTCCCAGCTCGTCTGGGCGTCATACATGGTGGCCAGCAACTACAGGATAAATCTGGATGAGAACGACGGTGGCTGGAGCTGGAAGTACTTCTACTCCGTCGCCCCGCAGGAAGTCTACGACGACCCAATGACTTACACGGTCTACTACAACTCCGCTTGACCCTTAATTCTTTTTTTATTAACCCACCAGGCCAACTGATGGACGACACGTTCTACGGCACGTTTTATGTCCTCCCAGAAGGATTCTCAAAAACTTTAAATACCATAACCGCCAACCATACATCGAGGTTCGAGGTATTGGGGTGATCGCTATGGGGGGCCGCTGAAGGGATTATGGTGGTGACGACCGAGGGCATCCCCGGGTACCGTATCATTGAGGTGAAGGGGCTAGCCAGGGGAGGGGTGGTCATGGCCACCCACCTCGGCAGGGATATAATAGCCGGCTTTAGAAACCTCGTGGGCGGGGAGGTCACGGAGTACACAGAGATGATGGCAAAGGCAAGGGAGATAGCCCTCCAAAGGCTCATTCAGAGTGCCAAGGATATGGGCGCCAACGCGGTCGTCGGGATGCGTTTCATGACCTCCAACGTTGGCCAGAGAATGGCAGAGGTTTACGCCTTCGGAACCGCAGTCGTGGTTGAGAGGGGGTAGCATGAAGAGGACGGTCCTCCTCCTCTTTTTTACCCTTCTTCTGGTCGGTTACTCGGCGGCCGTAACGCCTCAGGAGGCCATGATGGAGGCTCTGAAGACCGGCAACTACTCCCTCGTCGAACCATACCTAAGTCCAACTATGGAAAGAGCCTTCTCCAGGGACGTCTTCGAGCTAACGCGGAACAGTTTAATCCACTCACACGGTGAGATAAAGGACTACGAACTAACCAGGAGCGAGAAAAAGGGTGGCTACACTGTATATTACTACCGGGTCACGGCCGAAAGGGGGAACTACACCGTCAGTGTAACCGTAAAAGACGGAAAAGTGGAGGGGTTTCACCTCACGAGCCTCCCACTGAGGTTCTCCCCCCCGGCCCTCTATCCAGTAGCCGGCGCCCTCCTGGCCTTCCTGCTGCTATGGTTCTACCTCAGAAAGCTCGGAATAGCGGAGGTGATCTTCGGCGCCGTCCTCCTCCTCATAGTTCTTGTAGTTCAGCCCCCGCTACAGGCCCTCCCAAAGTTCCTTGGGGTAAACGGGACGGCTTTCACGGTACTCTGGAGCGGCCTTATTGCTGCACTCGTCCAGGAGGTCCTCAAGTACTTCGCGGCCAGGGGTAAGCCCCTGCGAAAGGCCCTGTACATAGGCGCCGGCCTCGGTCTCGGCGAGGGCTTCTACGTTGCGGCCATCTCGATTTTCATGGGCACCGTCTCACCGCTCGCGGTCCTTGAACGTTTTCTGGTCCTGCTCTTTCACTCATCGACGACGGCCCTCTTCGCATACTCATACAAGAACGGCTGGGGGAGAACAGCGCTCCTTGCGATGGTTTTAACCCACTGGTTAATCGATTCCTTGGCAGCCTACTGGCAGTACAATCCAAGCTACTTAATACTGACCGTCAGTTACGTGACAATGGCAGTCCTGGCCATTCTCGTACTACTGAAGCTACTGCCCCTGGCAAAGCTGGAAAGGGAGGAAAACGTTAAATGGTGACCCATTTATTTTTCCGGAGGCGGTGCCTTGCTGAGGGATCCAAAGATAAAGGCCCTAAAAAAACTGAGAAAGGACCTCCGCTCCGGGCTCTACTCGTACCTGGTGCTCCTGCTCCTTGAGAAAGAGGGCGAGCTCCACGGCTACGCGATAAGAAAAAAACTTAGCGAGCTGAGCGATGGAAAACTCGTGCCGAGCGAAGGGGCCCTGTACGGCATTCTCAAGAGCCTGAAGAAGTACAAACTGGTTCAGGACACCTGGGCTGAAGTTGGCGGAAGGCCGAGGAAGTACTACTCCCTGACGAAGCTGGGCAGAGAAGTCCTGAGCGAGCTGAAGATGGAGATAGGGGCGATAATGGAGACGCTTGAAAAACTGGGGGTGGAAAAATGAAAGAGTTCGAGGTCCTGATTTCCCTTTTCCTGCTGTTTTCCTCGCTCCTCGTTCTGGCATTCAGGGGAAGACGGAACATCCTGATAGGCTTCCGCGTAGGCTACACCTATCACTAGGAAAGGGTTTGGAAGAAGGTGAACACGTTCTCCGGAACGGCGATGCTGATGATATCTCTCCTCCTGCTCGGGGTGGCCATCAAAGGCGTTTCCACCAACGTTTTCGTTCTCCTCATGGTTTCCCTCGTTATGGGCGTGGTTTCTGCGGGACTGTTCATGGCAAAGCGCGAGTACGAGCTTGAGGAGCTCCCGGAGAAAGCGCCCGAGAAACCTGGAAAGGTGATAAAACCCCCAGATTTAAAGAAGTACATCACCCTCCAGACAGCTTTTCTGGCCATCTTCACCGGCCTTTGTATAACTGGAAGAGTTCCCCGGGAAACCGCCATCGTTCTCGGCGGGGCGCTCATTCTGCTCCTCGCACTGACGTTTTTAGTTTCCCGGCCGCTGGTTTTCCAGCTGGCTCCGAAGTTCAAGGGAGTCATGGCGAAGAGGTTTGCGAAGGCACTAACTCTAGTCTCGGGCCTGACAACGACAGAGGTTGCCTTAGCGACACTCGGCTATGAAACCGGGCCGCTTGGCGTCGTCTTGCTTCTTATGACCTCGCTCGGCGTTATCTTCTACGCCGCTTTCATCGCCCTAACGGGAGCCTATGAGGAGGGCTACTACTAACACCCAAAGATTTTATCGACATCCATATTCCGATAGGTTTAAATAATTTCATGCATTCTTCAAGGTGGTGATATCATGTCCCTTGAAGGGCTCTACCGTTACGCCAGGGCGTATATGGAGCCGGGCAACGAGGGGGCGAGAAAAAGGTTCATAGAACTGTCGGAATTCTTTGAAAAGCTAAAGCTCCCCAGAGAGGGGAGGATCCTTGACCTCTGCGCTGGCACGGGAATAGCCGGAACCGCGGCGGCAAAGGCAACAAACGCCAAAAAGCTAACCCTGCTCGACCTCAGGGCCGAAGATCTAAAGAGAGTCCGAGAATGGCTCGAATTCGCAGGCCTGGGAATTGTCCCGACAAAGGTTCGCGGGGACGTGAGGGAAGTGGCAAAACTTACTGGGGAGCACGAGGTCGCGCTTCTCTTCGGCAACACCATGATACACTTCGATCCCTTCGACGCGGTCAGGATATTCTCCAACGTAGCCTTGACACTGACCGAGGACGGTGTTTTCATTGTAGAAGACACCGACAGGGTTTACAGGATATTATACAGCATCGGCTACAAGGAATTCTTCGTCGAGAGTAAGGGAGAAAACCACACCCTCGCCTCCGTCCACGAGGGATACGACGTCAGAAGGGGGACGTTCAAAAGAGCCTACTACCTACTGCCTGGCTTCAGAAAGGTGGGGGAGTTCGACTTCCACCACTGGGACCTGGCGACACAGCTGGCGATCGGGCGGATATTCTTCGGGGAAGCTAGGCTGATACGGCCGGGGGAGCACGGATTCACGCGCGTGGGGGATGTACTCTACTTCAAGCGCCCAAGAAAGGACATCGCCGTGCTTGTTCTCGACGACTTCAGCGGTCCGCGCTGAACGCTATCTCTATCTCCTGTCCCGTGTTCCCATTCTTTACGACGAGGTACTGGGGCCTTCCAATACGATGCGCTGGATAGAAACCCACGATATTACTGGAAAATCCGGAACCTGCTAATGGGATATTGACCACTTTCCAAAGGAATTAGATTTTCGTGATCGTAGTAATGCGATAATGACAGCACACAAAAGAAAGGCGGAGGGATGCAATCACAGGGCGTAGTGCTCGGGGCGCCTGTCCCTAAAGACGTCGTTCATCTCGTTGAGCTTCTTGTTCCTCGCCATCCCGAGGTCTATCTCGACAACGGCCACTTCCTCCTCATCCTCGCTCCCCACCGCCAGCACTTCGGCCCTCGGCGATGCTATCGTGCTCTTACCGATGAACCTCAATCCAAACTCCTCGCCGATCCTGTTGGCGGTTATCGTGTAGACACGGTTCTCCAGGGCCCGTATGGGCATCGCCCTGGGGGCGTAGGGCATCACCAAGTTGCTGGGGTGGGCTATGATGCCGGCCCCTTTGAGGGCGAGCGTTCTCGCGGACTCCGGGAAGAACCAGTCGAAACATATCATAACGCCGACCTTTGCGATCCCGAGGTTGAAAACATGGAAGCCCAGATCCCCAGGTTCAAAGAATAGCTTCTCACGGTAGAAGAGGTGAACCTTGCGGTATTTGCCTATGTATCCGCTGCCTATTGGGCCGGTAACGACCGCGGAATTGTACAGCCTTCCCCTCTCGTCCCTCTCTGCCGTCCCCGCGACAATGAAGACACCGAGCTCTCTGGAGAGCTCCATGAGGAACTGGGTTGTGGGTCCGTCGGGTATCTGACCTGCGACTTCCAGAACCTCCTCCCTGCTCCTGAAGTTGTAGCCCGTGTCAAAGAGCTCCGGAAGGACGATGAGTTCCGCGCCTTCATCGGCGGCGGCACGTATCAGCTCCCCCGCCCTGGAATAGTTCGCCTCAGGCTCAAGAAAAACGGGTTCCATCTGGACATAGGCCACCCTCATAATACCACCAAAGAAGTTACGTCAACCAGGTTGATAAAAGTAGTGGGTCGAAACTCCGTAGCGAGAGCAACCGTAACATCGAAATCAAGGATTATATACAATTTAAACAATCAATGTGTTACAATACAAAACGCATAAGGCAAATTAATAGCATTAAACCTCTAAAAAACACAGAAACCCCTTGCAAAGTACGGGAAAAAACAGATTCTAAAAAGGAACCTCCTAATCTTTAACGGGGCAAAGGGGGGGTTAAAAATGCCGTTGGGCTGTACAAAATTATTGCGGCGAGAACGAGGGAAAAACTTAAAAGGCAACCTCCACAGCTAAGCTTGCTAGTGAGGTGATGCTCATGAAGAGGAGACCGAGGAAGTGGAAGAAGAAGGGCAGGATGCGCTGGAAGTGGATGAAGAAAAGGATCAGGCGCCTCAAAAGACAGAGAAGGAAGGAGCGCGGGCTCTGAGTTCCGCCCTCCCTTTTAAAGTTCTCTTTTGGTGATCATATGGACTTTTCTGGAGAGTTCCAAAGGCTCTCCCTTGAGATTGAAACGGAAAACGGCAGGGCACTTCTGATGGCGGATCCTCACATAGGCTTTGAGCTCTCCAGGGGACTGAGGGTCAGAACCCGATTCGAAGAGCATCTAGCAGCGTTCATCCTAGAGAGTGACCCAGATATCCTCGTAATTCTGGGCGATGTAAAGGAACCGATAGGGCTGAGCTTCACGATGAAACGCATTTTAACGTGCTTCTTCTCCGAAATACGTGAGGTGCCCACGGTAATAACAAGAGGCAACCACGACGGAAGGATCGAGGAAGTAACGGCGAGATTTCCCGACGTGGAGGTTGTTGATCACCTGCTCCTGGGGGACCTTCTCTTCCTGCACGGCCACACGAAACTGCCAGATGTGGATTTCAAGGAAGCCTACCTCGGACATATTCACCCCACCTACACGTTCAACTCGAACGGTGTTAGGAGGAGAGTAAAAGTGCTACTGCGTGTCGGACGGTTCCTGATGCTGCCCTCAGTGAACCCGTTTATAGAAGGATTAGATGTAAGGGAAGGGATACTTATGGTGCCGTTCCTGAAATTCGCCAAATGGGGCGATATCTTCCTGAACGACGGGACGTACCTCGGCAGGGTGAGATTTGAAGGGAGCAGCGCCCATATCATGAAACCCCCACACCTTAAGGGGAGAGGCTTAAGAAGAAAAAGGACAAAATAAAGAAAAACGTCAAATTTCACTTTTTCACAGGGTTTGGCAGGGTTTCCATATGATTTAGCTTCAAAACGTCTTTGAGTGGGCCTGCTCAGGACCTTCAATGAGACTCCAGCACCGAGGAGGATTAGGACGGGGAGGCTGAGGGTGTGGATGATTAGTCCGATGAGGACGCTTAGTTTTCGGCTGATTTTATCTGCTACTCCTCCTGTCGGGACTTCAAAAAGGACGTATCCGGCGGCCATTACTGCCGTTGTGGTTCCTATTTGAGCGTAGTTGAATCCTTTAGTCAGGTAGTAGATGATGAGGATATTTCCGACGAAGCCCGTGCTTATCAGGGTGTAAAAGAGCCTGTACTTTTGAAGTAAGCCCATTTAACGTCCCCCAACGTGGTTTTAGCGATTTGTCTCTCAATTTCTTAATGTAGAATGCTTTTGTCTTTGTGCACCAAAATAGAACTCACTAATTATGGTTATCCAAAAACATATTGCGACGAGCAGAGCTTTGAAATTTGTGTTCTATCAATACCCAAAATCGAGTTTAGTTTGTCCAGGTGTTCCATTGACGGGATTAATAGAGGGCAAACCTTATTAAGGCCCTATGAAAATAAGGTTTCATAGGTGCGATATTAAGAGGTCAGGTGACGGGGATGAGCGATATCTACGAGAAGCTTGAGACGCTACTGCGTTCTCTAGGAGTGAAGAAGACGGAGCTCAGGATATACCGGCTCCTGCTCAACAGGAACGAACCCATGAGAATAACCGAGATACAGCGGGAGCTCAACATAAGTGAGAGGAGCGTTCGCGAGCACGTGCTGAGTCTCTACAGAAGGGGGATACTGAAGAGGACCCTAATCCAGCAGGGGTGGCTCGGGTACGTCTACACCGCGGTCTCCCCCAGCGAGGTCCTCGAAAACCTCAAAGAGAACATCATAAAGAAAATCAACGAAATCGAAAGGGAGCTCAAGAACTCCCCTAGCCAGAATGGACAGACCTAACCATTCCCGCCTCCTCAAGAAGACCAACGAGCTCCGCCAACACCCCCCGGTTCACTTTCCCGTACTCCTCCTCAAGCGCCTTGAAGGCCTCCTCCCTCGGCAGGAGCTCACCGAGCATGAGGAGTTCATGGAGCTGCACCAAGACCTTTCTGTCCTTGGTCAATTCTTTAAACTTCCCAACAAGGGATGGAGCTACCCTTTTAACAACGTCTTCGTTTACAAGGCCCTTAATTACCCAGTCGAGCCACGGGTACCTCCCAATTTCATGTCCACTCTCGATGCCGAGGAACCTCGAGTCCCTGGCGAGACCCCACATGACGAGCTTCTCCGCCACCTCCGTATTTCCCTCCATCCCAAGCTCACCGAGGTACTTCATTGCGTAGCCCCTTGCAAAGCGTCCGAGTTCATCCTCTCCGGCTTCAGCGAGGGCAAGTGCCGCTGCCGTGACCGCACGCCCTATCACCTCCACGCTCTCCTTGCTGACCTTATCCACCGTGTCCTCGCTGGAGTGGTAGAACCGGTCTGGCCAGGTTATCGACATAACCGCAGGGACACCGAAGAAGTTGAAGACGTCGTGGTCGCTACCCATCTCGTACGGGTAGGATTTAAACCGGAGCTTCGGTAGCGGGGAGCCCGAAAGACTCTCTCCCACCGCGTTGGTCATCCCAAGGAAGTACTCCATCAGACCGGAGACTACAGAGAACCGGGAGAGTGGTGTTCTAACCAGCATCAAGGTCGAACCCGCCCGATCCCAGCTTCCAGCAACCATGTCTAGGTTCACAACTGCGTAGTACCTATTCAGGTCTGCGTGGCGCTCTATGAATGCCTGAGTGCCGTAGTACTCAGGAACCCAGAGGAACGCAAAGCCAAAGCGAAAGGAATCCCTGTAAAGGGCATTCAGAACCCTGGCAAGTTCCACAAGCGTTGCACTCCCGCTCGCGTTATCGTTGGCCCCCGGCTTCGGATGACAGAGGTGAGCGGTGAACAGAATAAACGGCGGCTTCCCAATCTCGGCGTAGAGGATCGGGAGAACCTGGTGCTCTCTGACCTCCACCTCAATTGAACCACTGGCCTCCACTCTCCCACCGGAGAGAACCTTCGAGATGGCCTCCCTCGCCCACGTTTCTGGAACCGCAAAGGCGGGTATCCTGGCCCATTCCATGTCCTCTTTTGTCAGAAACAGGCCTATGTACGGGACGGCATTTCCCGTTCCTTCACGGTACGCTATGAAGGCCACGGCACCAGACTCGTTGGCCTTTCTGTAAGCTTCCCTCCAGGATTTCCCAACCAGAACCACCCTGCCCTTCGCCAGTTTCCAGTCCTCGTCCCTGAGTATGGGGAAGACATCACCCTTGAAGCTTCCACCGGGGGAGTGGGCCAGCGAGACGAGGGGTGTTTCCCAGGAGCCGAGCTCCCTCCCATTGAATCGAATTTCTGCCCTGATCAAGTCCCACGCTATCGGACTTCTGAGGGTCAAGTACCATTCGGACCCATCGTAAACGTCCCCGTAGAGAATGGCCTGTATGCCCAATAACTCAAGTTCCTCACGCAGGAACCTGGCGGCCTCAACAAGTTCCTTCGAACCCTGAATGCGGTGGAACTGACTTATCTCCGAGATGTAATGGAGAACCTTCGTGGAATCAAAAAGTCTGGCTTCGTCTAGAAAGCGTCTCATGAACATCCCCAACGAGTATTTGAATGAAGGGATATTTAAGCTGTTGCCCGGTGAGGAATGAAAACTCAAAAACCCAGGCGAAGCATCTTGGGTGGCCTTATGTTCTTCAGTGTGTCCAGGAGATCGGGGGGAAGATAAAGCCGCGTGGTTTCAATGAACCTGATGAACTCCCCTTCAATCTCCTCCGAAGTCTCCTCAAATGGGAAAACCTCCGGGGCTCCACGTCCATCCAGGATGGGGGCCCCCTTACCGAGGCCTTTTCTGATGTCCTCCTCCTTCTTCTTTGCTCCCTCCGCTTTTCCCCGCCGATATGCATCCCGTACAAGCTCAAGAACCCCAAGCTCTTCCGCAAGGGAGTACATCTGAACCTTCTTCCGTCGTATCCATCCCGCCCATTCGCTGTGTCCCCCGTAACCCACGAAGTAGCCGAAGCGGTAGGCCTCCTCAACCAGACGTTTGAGCTCGGAGGAGTCCCCCATTCTCCCACCTCAAAACGGGGCCTCAGGGTAGACCCTAAGCCCTTCATCGGTGAAGCGTATCCTCTTGAGGTTGCTGTCGTGAGGAATCCCGTGCATCTTGAGAACCTGGAGGGCACGGATCATCTGGTAGTTCCGCATGAAGTGGTGGATTACGATGACCCCATCGGCCAGGTAGTACTCGTCTGTGTACGTCTCAGAGCTAAGCATTTCGGAGACAAGGACCGTGGTAACGTTCATCTTCTGCAGTTTCCTGACGAACCTGCCCATGGCTATACGTTTGTTCTCGGCGTCGCGCGTTGAGTACTCAAGGGACGTGAAAGAGTCCACGACCACACGTTTGGCATTCTCCGCCTCCACAACATGGAGTATTGAGCCGAACAGATCGTTCCACGTGAACTTGTACTCGGATTCAAATATCATCCTCCCGAGGTCGTGGAGGGTTATCCTCTTTGATTTGACGTAGTCCAAAAGCCCGAAGTTGTATTTGAGCATGTTCTGGATGATTATCTCCGGGTGCTCAATCAGTGATATGAAAACCCCCTTCTCATCGTTTTTCGCCCCCTCTACGAGAAACTGCATCCCCAGGGTGGTTTTCCCGCTACCGGGTGGCCCTACCACAAGGTAGACCCTACCTGGAAGGAACCCGCCATTCAGCAGATCATCGAGTCCAGGAACCCCGCTTGGTACCCTTTCCAATGTCCTCAGAAGGTCTCCCACGTACATGCTATCCCCCACCCGAATATACAGTGGAGGTATTTAAGTTTGTGGTCTCCAGTATGAGGTCATCTCAATGGAGGACCAAATAGAGATTAATATAACATAAAGTTATAAAACTGCAATATCACCTGGATCAACCCCACGTAACGTGCCGGTTGAAGAGGAAGCGGACGATGAAGGAGAAACCAATTCCCACAAGGTTCGCGATGAGGTAGTTCATCCCGAAGAGGATCAATCCGGCGTAGACCATCCACTGGACAACCGCGCCTGTAAATGCGGCGAGATGGAAGTTCAGAAGCCGATTCGGCAGGGGCTTCCCCCGGACGTCCCTGAAGGTCCAGATATCGTTCCAGGCGAAGTTGTTGAGTATCGCCAGCTCCGTGGCGGCCACGTTGGCCAGTATCTTGTCCCAGCCCGGGAACGTCACAAACGCCCAGAGAAATCCCTCATTGACCAGTATTCCAGAAGCCCCGACTACCGAAAACTTGATGAGCCTGTCCAGTTCGCCTTCCCATTTCATCAGCCTCAGCACGTGCCGGAGGTAGTTCCACATAGTTCTGCCGCTCAGCTTGCTCTCGCCCGCCCTCCGGAGTCCGAACGTGAACGGGACCTCAACAACCTCCAGGTAGTGCCCTTTAATAAGAACCTCCATCAGTATCTTAAAACCAACGGGATTGAGCTCGGCCCCCGCGATAACCTCCCGCCTGAGGGCAAAGAAGCCGCTCACGGGATCTTTAACGTCCCTTATCTTTGGCAGGGCCAGTCTCCCGATGAGGATGGCCCCTTTGGAGATCAGCTTCCGGTACCAGTACCAGTTCCTTACCCGCCCCCCATGAACGTACCGCGATCCTATGGCCACATCAGCCCCTCCCTCAATCGCCCCCACGAGTTCGGGAATCTTCTCGGGAGGGTGCTGAAGATCGGCGTCCATGACAACAAAAACGTCTCCAGATGCCTCTTTAAATCCCCTTATCACCGCAGAGGAAAGGCCCTTCTCAC from Thermococcus sp. encodes:
- a CDS encoding metallophosphoesterase — encoded protein: MDFSGEFQRLSLEIETENGRALLMADPHIGFELSRGLRVRTRFEEHLAAFILESDPDILVILGDVKEPIGLSFTMKRILTCFFSEIREVPTVITRGNHDGRIEEVTARFPDVEVVDHLLLGDLLFLHGHTKLPDVDFKEAYLGHIHPTYTFNSNGVRRRVKVLLRVGRFLMLPSVNPFIEGLDVREGILMVPFLKFAKWGDIFLNDGTYLGRVRFEGSSAHIMKPPHLKGRGLRRKRTK
- a CDS encoding glycosyltransferase, producing the protein MKVSVIIPTYNERDNLGELFERIDRALNGRDYEIIVVDDDSPDGTWELALELGERYPVRVIRRVGEKGLSSAVIRGFKEASGDVFVVMDADLQHPPEKIPELVGAIEGGADVAIGSRYVHGGRVRNWYWYRKLISKGAILIGRLALPKIRDVKDPVSGFFALRREVIAGAELNPVGFKILMEVLIKGHYLEVVEVPFTFGLRRAGESKLSGRTMWNYLRHVLRLMKWEGELDRLIKFSVVGASGILVNEGFLWAFVTFPGWDKILANVAATELAILNNFAWNDIWTFRDVRGKPLPNRLLNFHLAAFTGAVVQWMVYAGLILFGMNYLIANLVGIGFSFIVRFLFNRHVTWG
- a CDS encoding transcriptional regulator; this encodes MSDIYEKLETLLRSLGVKKTELRIYRLLLNRNEPMRITEIQRELNISERSVREHVLSLYRRGILKRTLIQQGWLGYVYTAVSPSEVLENLKENIIKKINEIERELKNSPSQNGQT
- a CDS encoding DUF4910 domain-containing protein, whose protein sequence is MRRFLDEARLFDSTKVLHYISEISQFHRIQGSKELVEAARFLREELELLGIQAILYGDVYDGSEWYLTLRSPIAWDLIRAEIRFNGRELGSWETPLVSLAHSPGGSFKGDVFPILRDEDWKLAKGRVVLVGKSWREAYRKANESGAVAFIAYREGTGNAVPYIGLFLTKEDMEWARIPAFAVPETWAREAISKVLSGGRVEASGSIEVEVREHQVLPILYAEIGKPPFILFTAHLCHPKPGANDNASGSATLVELARVLNALYRDSFRFGFAFLWVPEYYGTQAFIERHADLNRYYAVVNLDMVAGSWDRAGSTLMLVRTPLSRFSVVSGLMEYFLGMTNAVGESLSGSPLPKLRFKSYPYEMGSDHDVFNFFGVPAVMSITWPDRFYHSSEDTVDKVSKESVEVIGRAVTAAALALAEAGEDELGRFARGYAMKYLGELGMEGNTEVAEKLVMWGLARDSRFLGIESGHEIGRYPWLDWVIKGLVNEDVVKRVAPSLVGKFKELTKDRKVLVQLHELLMLGELLPREEAFKALEEEYGKVNRGVLAELVGLLEEAGMVRSVHSG
- a CDS encoding ATPase domain-containing protein, giving the protein MYVGDLLRTLERVPSGVPGLDDLLNGGFLPGRVYLVVGPPGSGKTTLGMQFLVEGAKNDEKGVFISLIEHPEIIIQNMLKYNFGLLDYVKSKRITLHDLGRMIFESEYKFTWNDLFGSILHVVEAENAKRVVVDSFTSLEYSTRDAENKRIAMGRFVRKLQKMNVTTVLVSEMLSSETYTDEYYLADGVIVIHHFMRNYQMIRALQVLKMHGIPHDSNLKRIRFTDEGLRVYPEAPF